In one Bordetella pertussis 18323 genomic region, the following are encoded:
- a CDS encoding DinB family protein encodes MPTPADLQLLADYNQWMNQRLYACAAQLPPDELARERGAYFGSLLGTLNHVAVSDRVWLQRFAAHPARPAALQPVLALPTPARLDEVLYPALGPLAAHRAWLDRCIVDWAAQLRPDDLACELAYTSLAGEAARRPFGGLVLHFFNHQTHHRGQATTLLSQAGIDMGATDLVLRVPASGDAPA; translated from the coding sequence ATGCCCACCCCCGCCGACCTGCAGTTGCTCGCCGACTACAACCAGTGGATGAACCAGCGCCTGTATGCCTGTGCCGCGCAATTGCCGCCGGACGAGCTGGCCCGCGAGCGCGGCGCCTACTTCGGCTCGCTGCTGGGCACGCTCAACCACGTGGCGGTGAGCGACCGCGTCTGGCTGCAGCGCTTCGCCGCGCACCCCGCGCGCCCGGCCGCCCTGCAGCCCGTGCTGGCGCTGCCCACCCCGGCGCGGCTGGACGAGGTCCTCTACCCGGCGCTGGGGCCGCTGGCCGCGCACCGCGCCTGGCTGGACCGGTGCATCGTCGACTGGGCCGCGCAATTGCGCCCGGACGACCTGGCCTGCGAACTGGCGTACACCAGCCTGGCCGGCGAAGCCGCGCGGCGCCCGTTCGGCGGCCTGGTCCTGCACTTCTTCAACCACCAGACCCACCACCGCGGCCAGGCCACCACCCTGCTGTCGCAAGCCGGCATCGACATGGGCGCCACCGACCTCGTGTTGCGCGTGCCCGCGTCCGGCGATGCCCCGGCCTGA
- a CDS encoding GNAT family N-acetyltransferase: protein MLEIIEADFNDAAHARAIIALLDEYARGPMGGGEPLSAHARANLVAELARRPHARALLAWQDGEPAGLAICIEGFSTFACRPLLNLHDLAVAERFRGQGVGTRLLEALEALAARLDCCKVTLEVLEGNTRAQALYRRLGYAGYELAADTGRAMFWQKKLSA, encoded by the coding sequence GTGCTGGAAATCATCGAAGCCGATTTCAACGACGCCGCCCATGCCCGGGCCATCATCGCCCTGCTCGACGAGTACGCCCGCGGCCCCATGGGCGGCGGCGAACCGCTGTCGGCCCATGCGCGCGCCAACCTGGTGGCCGAGCTGGCGCGCCGGCCCCATGCCCGCGCGCTGCTGGCCTGGCAGGACGGCGAGCCGGCCGGGCTGGCCATCTGCATCGAAGGCTTTTCCACCTTTGCCTGCCGCCCCCTGCTCAACCTGCACGACCTGGCGGTGGCCGAACGCTTCCGCGGCCAGGGCGTGGGCACGCGCCTGCTGGAGGCGCTCGAAGCCCTGGCGGCGCGGCTGGACTGCTGCAAGGTGACACTGGAGGTGCTGGAAGGCAATACGCGCGCCCAGGCGCTGTACCGCCGCCTCGGCTACGCCGGCTACGAACTGGCGGCCGATACCGGCCGCGCCATGTTCTGGCAGAAGAAGCTGAGCGCCTGA
- a CDS encoding DnaJ C-terminal domain-containing protein → MEFKDYYKILGVQSDAPEDEIRRAYRKLARKYHPDVSKESDAETRMRDVNEAYDVLGNQEKRQAYDNLAAGVAPDGGFQPPPGWDQGFEFHYARDGEGDQQFSDFFSSLFGGQARRRAAQQDFRARGEDHHAAIEVDLEDALRGATRDISLRSMQPDEHGQPQVRTRTLSVRIPAGVREGQYIRLAGQGMPGYGGAENGDLYLEVRFKPHPRYRAEGRDLYMNLPVAPWEAALGAQVEAPTPGGAVEVAVPPGSRNGRKLRLRGRGIPGDPPGDLYLVLDLVLPPADSEAAREAYRKMAQDLAFDPRRNLGV, encoded by the coding sequence ATGGAGTTCAAGGACTACTACAAGATTCTCGGCGTGCAGAGCGACGCCCCCGAAGACGAGATCCGGCGCGCCTATCGCAAGCTGGCGCGCAAATACCATCCGGACGTCAGCAAGGAAAGCGACGCGGAAACGCGCATGCGCGACGTCAACGAAGCCTACGACGTGCTGGGCAACCAGGAGAAGCGGCAGGCCTACGACAACCTGGCCGCCGGCGTGGCGCCCGACGGCGGATTCCAGCCGCCGCCAGGCTGGGACCAGGGCTTCGAGTTCCACTACGCGCGCGATGGCGAGGGCGACCAGCAGTTCAGCGATTTCTTCTCGTCGCTGTTCGGCGGCCAGGCGCGCCGCCGCGCCGCGCAGCAGGATTTCCGCGCGCGCGGCGAAGACCACCACGCCGCCATCGAGGTCGATCTCGAAGACGCGCTGCGCGGCGCCACGCGCGACATCAGCCTGCGTTCCATGCAGCCCGACGAGCACGGCCAGCCGCAGGTGCGCACGCGCACGCTGAGCGTGCGCATCCCGGCCGGCGTGCGCGAGGGCCAGTACATCCGCCTGGCCGGGCAGGGCATGCCCGGCTACGGCGGCGCCGAGAACGGCGACCTGTACCTGGAGGTGCGCTTCAAGCCGCATCCGCGCTACCGCGCCGAGGGCCGCGATCTCTACATGAACCTGCCGGTGGCGCCCTGGGAGGCGGCGCTGGGCGCGCAGGTCGAGGCCCCCACGCCGGGCGGCGCGGTCGAGGTCGCGGTGCCGCCCGGTTCGCGCAATGGCCGCAAGCTGCGGCTGCGCGGCCGCGGCATTCCGGGCGACCCGCCCGGCGATCTGTACCTGGTGCTGGACCTGGTGCTGCCGCCGGCCGATTCCGAGGCCGCGCGCGAGGCGTACCGCAAGATGGCGCAAGACCTGGCGTTCGATCCGCGCCGCAATTTGGGAGTCTGA
- a CDS encoding chaperone modulator CbpM, translated as MSKIVVTQATVIGKTRALSAEELAHACDAEVEWVARLVEVGIVPARGRQPAEWRFYSLDLRRAREARRLERDMGAGLDAAALILDLCQEVRQLKARLRALGEPPA; from the coding sequence ATGAGCAAAATCGTGGTGACCCAGGCGACCGTGATCGGCAAGACGCGCGCATTGAGCGCCGAGGAACTGGCCCATGCCTGCGACGCGGAAGTCGAGTGGGTGGCGCGCCTGGTCGAAGTGGGCATCGTGCCGGCGCGTGGCCGCCAGCCTGCCGAATGGCGCTTCTACAGCCTGGACCTGCGGCGCGCCCGCGAGGCGCGCCGCCTGGAGCGCGACATGGGCGCCGGGCTGGATGCCGCCGCGCTGATCCTCGACCTGTGCCAGGAAGTGCGCCAGTTGAAGGCGCGGCTGCGCGCGCTGGGCGAGCCGCCGGCATAG
- a CDS encoding AzlD domain-containing protein, translating into MRRPVLAALVVGGALAAAAMAVITFLTRALPFMLSTRSCLLRRLSEEGSALAALGPSLLAGIAAAVIVPDLVGAQAVDGRGAYIGGLVVTAVAARLVGNSGAAVILGLAGYGLLLALGL; encoded by the coding sequence ATGCGGCGGCCGGTGCTGGCCGCGCTGGTGGTGGGCGGCGCGCTGGCGGCGGCCGCCATGGCGGTGATCACTTTTCTCACGCGCGCGCTGCCGTTCATGCTGTCGACGCGCAGCTGCCTGTTGCGGCGCCTGTCGGAGGAAGGTTCGGCGCTCGCGGCGCTGGGGCCGTCGCTGCTGGCCGGCATCGCCGCGGCGGTGATCGTGCCCGACCTGGTCGGCGCGCAGGCCGTGGACGGGCGCGGCGCCTACATAGGCGGCCTGGTGGTCACCGCCGTGGCCGCCCGGCTGGTGGGCAACAGCGGCGCGGCGGTGATCCTGGGACTGGCCGGTTACGGCCTGCTGCTGGCGCTGGGCCTGTAG
- a CDS encoding inorganic phosphate transporter codes for MLHLFSGLDLWVGLSLVLALTFVLAFEFINGFHDTANAVATVIYTKAMPPHLAVILSGIFNFLGVLLGGVGVAYAIVHLLPVELLINVDTGRGLAMVFAMLSAAIAWNLGTWYFGIPASSSHTLIGSILGVGMANALLTDISLAEGVNWGKAIDIGLSLVVSPVAGFMVAGGILLLLKRWLPLSKMHKTPEQRRAIDAKKHPPFWNRLVLVLSAMGVSFVHGSNDGQKGIGLIMLVLIGIVPAKFVLDVNSTTYQIDRTRDAASHLSAFYHRNEATLGEFLALSRGGNGADLPKTFRCDPKLTMPTIAALQDDLRGVTNYADLSADKRIDVRRYLLCLDDTAKKVARLEGLPARERADLQRLRGDLTTTTEYAPLWVIVAVALALGIGTMVGWRRVVLTVGEKIGKQGMTYAQGMAAQVTAVGAIGLANVFSLPVSTTHVLSSGVAGTMVANNSGLQGGTVRTILMAWVLTLPASMLLSAGLFWVGTLLAA; via the coding sequence ATGCTCCACCTTTTCTCCGGCCTAGACCTCTGGGTAGGTCTCAGCCTCGTCCTGGCGTTGACATTCGTTCTCGCCTTCGAATTCATCAACGGCTTTCACGACACCGCCAATGCGGTGGCCACGGTCATCTACACCAAGGCCATGCCGCCGCACCTGGCCGTCATTCTCTCCGGCATCTTCAACTTCCTCGGCGTGCTGCTGGGCGGGGTGGGCGTGGCCTACGCCATCGTGCACCTGCTGCCGGTCGAACTGCTGATCAACGTCGATACCGGGCGCGGCCTGGCCATGGTCTTCGCCATGCTGTCGGCGGCCATCGCCTGGAACCTGGGCACCTGGTATTTCGGCATCCCGGCCTCCAGCTCGCACACCCTGATCGGCTCGATCCTGGGCGTGGGCATGGCCAACGCCTTGCTGACCGACATCTCGCTGGCCGAAGGCGTGAACTGGGGCAAGGCGATCGATATCGGCCTGTCGCTGGTGGTCTCGCCGGTGGCCGGGTTCATGGTGGCCGGCGGCATCCTGCTGCTGCTCAAGCGCTGGCTGCCGCTGTCGAAAATGCACAAGACGCCCGAGCAGCGCCGCGCCATCGACGCCAAGAAACACCCGCCCTTCTGGAACCGCCTGGTGCTGGTCCTGTCGGCCATGGGCGTCAGCTTCGTGCACGGTTCCAACGACGGCCAGAAAGGCATCGGGCTGATCATGCTGGTGCTGATCGGCATCGTGCCCGCCAAGTTCGTGCTCGACGTCAACAGCACCACCTACCAGATCGACCGCACCCGCGATGCCGCCAGCCACCTGAGCGCGTTCTACCACCGCAACGAAGCCACGCTGGGCGAGTTCCTGGCCCTGTCGCGCGGCGGCAACGGCGCCGACCTGCCCAAGACGTTCCGCTGCGATCCCAAGCTAACCATGCCCACCATCGCCGCCCTGCAGGACGACCTGCGCGGCGTGACCAACTACGCCGATCTCTCGGCCGACAAGCGCATCGATGTGCGGCGCTACCTGCTGTGCCTGGACGACACGGCCAAGAAGGTCGCGCGGCTGGAAGGCCTGCCGGCGCGCGAGCGCGCCGACTTGCAGCGATTGCGCGGCGATCTCACCACCACCACCGAATACGCGCCGCTGTGGGTCATCGTGGCGGTGGCGCTGGCGCTGGGCATCGGCACCATGGTGGGCTGGCGCCGCGTGGTGCTGACCGTGGGCGAGAAAATCGGCAAGCAGGGCATGACCTACGCCCAGGGCATGGCGGCCCAGGTCACCGCGGTCGGCGCCATCGGCCTGGCCAACGTGTTCAGCCTGCCGGTCTCGACCACCCACGTGCTGTCGTCCGGCGTGGCCGGCACCATGGTCGCCAACAACAGCGGCCTGCAGGGCGGCACCGTGCGCACCATCCTGATGGCCTGGGTGCTGACGCTGCCGGCCTCGATGCTGCTGTCGGCCGGCCTGTTCTGGGTGGGCACGCTGCTCGCCGCGTAG
- the mog gene encoding molybdopterin adenylyltransferase gives MSTSTSPSAPLVRSHPDELLIGLVSISDRASTGVYQDQGLPSLRDWLGTALTSPWQAVERLIPDEPAAISAAMVDLVDGCGCDLVLTTGGTGPARRDCTPEATLAVATKEMPGFGEQMRQISLRFVPTAILSRQVAVIRETAGHAALIINLPGQPKAIRETLEGLKDADGAVLAAGVFAAVPYCIDLIGGPYAETDPAVIKAFRPKSALRQPAARQ, from the coding sequence ATGTCCACGTCTACCTCCCCTTCGGCCCCGCTTGTCCGCAGCCATCCCGACGAACTGCTCATCGGCCTGGTGTCGATTTCCGATCGCGCTTCCACCGGGGTCTACCAGGACCAGGGCCTGCCGTCGCTGCGCGACTGGCTGGGCACGGCCCTGACTTCGCCCTGGCAGGCCGTCGAGCGCCTGATTCCCGACGAACCCGCCGCCATTTCGGCCGCGATGGTCGACCTGGTGGACGGCTGCGGCTGCGACCTGGTGCTGACCACCGGCGGCACCGGCCCGGCGCGGCGCGACTGCACGCCGGAAGCGACCCTGGCCGTGGCCACCAAGGAGATGCCCGGGTTCGGCGAGCAGATGCGCCAGATCAGCCTGCGCTTCGTGCCCACCGCCATCCTGTCGCGCCAGGTGGCGGTGATCCGCGAGACGGCCGGTCATGCCGCGCTGATCATCAATCTGCCCGGCCAGCCCAAGGCGATCCGCGAAACGCTGGAGGGCTTGAAGGACGCCGACGGCGCCGTGCTGGCGGCGGGCGTGTTCGCCGCCGTGCCCTATTGCATCGACCTGATCGGCGGGCCGTACGCCGAAACCGATCCGGCCGTGATCAAGGCGTTCCGGCCCAAGTCGGCGCTGCGCCAGCCCGCCGCCCGGCAATAG
- a CDS encoding M23 family metallopeptidase gives MSAAARLWRGAWLALALLAAQGAQAQGYISRKLSAPVPGGVAVVDLGQAAQAPEVTYRGRPVMVLREADGPWIAVVGIPLAARPGSEAISVRGSGGAVRSIAFDIGAKKYTAQHIKLKNQRQVTPNPDDLKRIERELAEQTDAYRIFRAGVTPSNVLLDRPVPGRLSSPFGLRRFFNGQERNPHSGLDFAVAAGTPIKAPAAGRVVLVGDYFFNGRTVFVDHGQGFISMFCHMSEIDVKVGDEVPRGGVVGKVGATGRATGPHLHWNISLNDARVDPAIFIGAFKP, from the coding sequence GTGAGCGCGGCCGCCCGCCTGTGGCGCGGCGCCTGGCTGGCGCTGGCCCTGCTGGCCGCCCAGGGCGCGCAGGCACAGGGCTACATCAGCCGCAAGCTGAGCGCGCCGGTGCCCGGCGGGGTGGCCGTGGTGGACCTGGGGCAGGCCGCCCAGGCGCCGGAGGTCACGTACCGCGGCCGTCCCGTCATGGTGCTGCGCGAAGCCGACGGCCCGTGGATCGCCGTGGTCGGCATTCCGCTGGCGGCCAGGCCCGGCAGCGAGGCGATCTCGGTGCGGGGTTCCGGCGGCGCGGTGCGCAGCATTGCATTCGATATCGGCGCCAAAAAGTACACGGCCCAGCACATCAAGCTGAAGAACCAGCGGCAGGTCACGCCCAATCCGGACGACCTCAAGCGCATCGAGCGCGAACTGGCCGAGCAGACGGACGCCTATCGCATCTTCCGGGCCGGCGTCACGCCCAGCAACGTGCTGCTGGACCGCCCGGTGCCGGGCCGGCTGTCCAGCCCGTTCGGCCTGCGGCGCTTTTTCAACGGCCAGGAGCGCAACCCGCATTCCGGGCTGGATTTCGCCGTCGCCGCGGGCACGCCGATCAAGGCGCCGGCGGCCGGGCGCGTCGTGCTGGTGGGCGATTACTTCTTCAACGGCAGGACGGTGTTCGTCGACCACGGGCAGGGCTTCATCAGCATGTTCTGCCACATGTCGGAGATCGACGTGAAGGTGGGCGACGAAGTGCCGCGCGGCGGGGTGGTGGGCAAGGTGGGCGCCACCGGGCGCGCCACCGGGCCGCATCTGCACTGGAACATCAGCCTGAACGACGCGCGCGTCGATCCGGCCATCTTCATCGGGGCGTTCAAGCCCTAG
- the infA gene encoding translation initiation factor IF-1 translates to MAKEELIELNGIVDEVLPDSRYRVKLDNGIEVGAYASGRMRKHRIRILAGDRVTLEMSPYDLTKGRINFRHKDERSGPPSRPPQHRR, encoded by the coding sequence ATGGCGAAAGAAGAACTGATCGAACTGAATGGCATCGTGGACGAAGTGCTGCCCGACAGCCGCTATCGCGTCAAACTGGACAACGGCATCGAAGTCGGCGCCTACGCGTCTGGCCGCATGCGCAAGCACCGCATCCGCATCCTGGCCGGCGACCGCGTGACGCTGGAAATGTCCCCCTACGACCTGACCAAGGGCCGTATCAACTTCCGCCACAAGGACGAGCGCTCGGGCCCGCCCAGCCGTCCGCCGCAGCACCGCCGCTGA
- a CDS encoding IS481-like element IS481 family transposase has translation MNTHKHARLTFLRRLEMVQQLIAHQVCVPEAARAYGVTAPTVRKWLGRFLAQGQAGLADASSRPTVSPRAIAPAKALAIVELRRKRLTQARIAQALGVSASTVSRVLARAGLSHLADLEPAEPVVRYEHQAPGDLLHIDIKKLGRIQRPGHRVTGNRRDTVEGAGWDFVFVAIDDHARVAFTDIHPDERFPSAVQFLKDAVAYYQRLGVTIQRLLTDNGSAFRSRAFAALCHELGIKHRFTRPYRPQTNGKAERFIQSALREWAYAHTYQNSQHRADAMKSWLHHYNWHRPHQGIGRAVPISRLNLDEYNLLTVHS, from the coding sequence ATGAACACCCATAAGCATGCCCGATTGACCTTCCTACGTCGACTCGAAATGGTCCAGCAATTGATCGCCCATCAAGTTTGTGTGCCTGAAGCGGCCCGCGCCTATGGGGTCACCGCGCCGACTGTGCGCAAATGGCTGGGCCGCTTCCTGGCTCAGGGCCAGGCGGGCTTGGCCGATGCGTCCTCGCGCCCGACGGTCTCGCCCCGAGCGATTGCGCCGGCCAAGGCGCTGGCTATCGTGGAGCTGCGCCGCAAGCGGCTGACCCAAGCGCGCATCGCCCAGGCGCTGGGCGTGTCAGCCAGCACCGTCAGCCGCGTCCTGGCCCGCGCCGGTCTGTCGCACCTGGCCGACCTGGAGCCGGCCGAGCCGGTGGTGCGCTACGAGCATCAGGCCCCCGGCGATCTGCTGCACATCGACATCAAGAAGCTGGGACGTATCCAGCGCCCTGGCCACCGGGTCACGGGCAACCGACGCGATACCGTTGAGGGGGCCGGCTGGGACTTCGTCTTCGTGGCCATCGATGACCACGCCCGCGTGGCCTTCACCGACATCCACCCCGACGAGCGCTTCCCCAGCGCCGTCCAGTTCCTCAAGGACGCAGTGGCCTACTACCAGCGCCTGGGCGTGACCATCCAGCGCTTGCTCACCGACAATGGCTCGGCCTTTCGCAGCCGCGCCTTCGCCGCGCTGTGCCATGAGCTGGGCATCAAGCACCGCTTTACCCGACCTTACCGCCCACAGACCAATGGCAAGGCCGAACGCTTCATCCAGTCGGCCTTGCGTGAGTGGGCTTACGCTCACACCTACCAGAACTCCCAACACCGAGCCGATGCCATGAAATCCTGGCTACACCACTACAACTGGCATCGACCCCACCAAGGCATCGGGCGCGCTGTACCCATCTCCAGACTCAACCTGGACGAATACAACCTATTGACAGTTCACAGCTAG